In Candidatus Defluviilinea proxima, a single genomic region encodes these proteins:
- a CDS encoding ATP-binding protein, with amino-acid sequence MTDANFYLGRAYDPIKQTVSNTQATYDPADLTTHAVVTGMTGSGKTGLCIGLLEEAALKGIPAIIIDPKGDLTNLLLHFPDLAPQDFQPWLDAEQARRAGKTIEQASMEASLNWRNGLNEWGITQERVLALKNAAQFSVFTPGSDAGIPVSVLSSLAAPEIPWNENREVLREKIASTVTALLGLVGYDDIDPLRSREHILLANIFENAWSQGKSVDLTELILQTQTPPFDKLGAFPVDTFFPAKDRMELAMVLNNILASPAFETWREGQPLDIGSMLYTEDKRPRHNIFYIAHLSDAERMFFVTLLLASVETWMRTQSGATSLRALLYMDEIFGYLPPSRNPASKQPLLRMLKQARAFGLGLLLATQNPVDVDYKALSNAGTWFIGKLQTEQDKNRLLDGLESAAGGVPRNTFDKLISTLGKRVFILHNVHEKAPQLFQTRWTMNYLAGPLTRTQIPALNKLANAMASPQTQPKPVASISILFYACIRIPFFYGYGPSKGLKSSIANRKSKIRRQSNQTSCPCRDQGIFPSAKSQFT; translated from the coding sequence ATGACCGACGCAAACTTTTACCTTGGACGCGCGTACGACCCTATCAAGCAAACTGTTTCGAACACACAAGCAACCTACGATCCCGCTGACCTGACCACCCATGCAGTTGTCACCGGTATGACCGGCTCGGGTAAAACAGGTTTGTGCATTGGGCTTCTTGAAGAAGCCGCATTGAAGGGCATCCCTGCCATAATTATCGACCCAAAAGGCGACCTCACGAATTTATTGTTGCACTTTCCTGATCTTGCCCCGCAAGATTTTCAACCCTGGCTTGACGCAGAACAGGCTCGCCGCGCAGGAAAGACAATCGAACAGGCTTCGATGGAAGCGTCGCTGAATTGGCGCAATGGATTGAACGAGTGGGGCATCACACAGGAACGTGTGTTGGCGCTCAAGAACGCCGCACAATTTTCCGTCTTTACGCCCGGCTCTGACGCGGGCATTCCTGTTAGTGTTTTATCATCGCTCGCCGCGCCCGAAATCCCTTGGAATGAAAATCGTGAAGTGTTGCGTGAGAAGATCGCGAGCACAGTCACAGCATTGCTTGGGCTTGTTGGTTATGATGATATCGATCCCCTTCGTTCGCGCGAACATATTCTGCTCGCCAATATTTTCGAGAATGCCTGGAGTCAGGGCAAGAGCGTGGACCTGACCGAACTCATTCTGCAAACCCAAACGCCTCCGTTCGATAAACTTGGCGCTTTCCCCGTCGATACTTTCTTCCCTGCCAAAGATCGCATGGAACTTGCGATGGTCTTGAACAATATCCTTGCGTCACCAGCGTTTGAAACATGGCGCGAAGGCCAGCCACTTGATATTGGCTCCATGCTTTACACCGAAGATAAACGTCCGCGCCACAATATTTTCTATATCGCCCATCTCTCCGATGCTGAGCGTATGTTCTTTGTCACGCTCTTGCTGGCATCTGTCGAAACATGGATGCGCACCCAAAGCGGCGCAACATCATTGCGCGCTCTCCTCTACATGGATGAAATTTTTGGTTACCTGCCTCCCTCACGCAACCCAGCCTCCAAGCAGCCTCTTCTCCGTATGTTGAAACAAGCGCGTGCCTTTGGCCTCGGCCTTTTGCTCGCCACCCAAAACCCTGTGGACGTGGATTACAAGGCCCTCTCCAACGCGGGCACATGGTTCATTGGCAAACTCCAAACCGAACAGGATAAGAACCGTCTGCTCGATGGGCTCGAAAGTGCGGCAGGCGGCGTTCCGCGAAATACCTTTGATAAGTTGATCTCCACGCTTGGTAAACGCGTTTTCATTTTGCATAACGTCCACGAGAAAGCACCTCAACTTTTTCAAACCCGTTGGACGATGAACTACCTCGCTGGCCCTCTCACACGGACTCAGATTCCCGCACTCAATAAACTTGCCAACGCGATGGCATCGCCTCAGACTCAACCGAAGCCTGTTGCCTCCATCTCAATCCTTTTCTACGCCTGTATCAGAATCCCCTTCTTTTATGGCTACGGCCCCTCAAAGGGTCTCAAATCGTCAATCGCAAATCGTAAATCCAAAATCAGACGGCAGTCAAACCAAACCTCCTGTCCCTGCCGCGATCAAGGAATATTTCCTTCCGCAAAATCACAGTTTACCTGA
- a CDS encoding sigma-70 family RNA polymerase sigma factor, with product MSYEEQGALKGLQKLDSQSIGAIYDQYFVEVHRYVRYRVNDDAVAEDIASDVFMRLLEASQKGQGPQTNLKGWLIATASNAVNDHLRRKYRRPTEALSDAMPDAVTSVNAEVDLREQNRVVQQAYAQLTDEQQHVLALRFNQGYSLEETALYMKKKVNAVKALQFRALASLQRMIGEVSYE from the coding sequence ATGTCTTATGAAGAACAAGGCGCATTGAAAGGGTTGCAAAAGTTGGATTCGCAATCCATCGGCGCCATATACGATCAATATTTTGTTGAGGTCCATCGTTACGTCCGTTACCGGGTGAACGATGATGCCGTTGCGGAGGATATTGCCAGCGATGTGTTCATGCGCTTGCTCGAAGCCTCGCAAAAAGGGCAGGGACCGCAGACCAACCTCAAAGGTTGGCTGATCGCCACAGCCTCCAACGCTGTGAACGATCATTTGCGCCGCAAGTATCGCAGGCCCACAGAAGCATTGTCAGACGCGATGCCCGATGCGGTTACGAGCGTCAACGCTGAAGTGGATTTACGTGAACAAAACCGGGTTGTGCAACAGGCCTATGCCCAGTTGACCGACGAACAACAACACGTCTTAGCTTTGAGGTTTAATCAGGGATATTCCCTCGAAGAAACTGCATTGTATATGAAGAAAAAAGTAAATGCCGTGAAGGCCCTCCAATTTAGAGCGCTCGCATCGCTCCAGCGAATGATTGGGGAGGTGAGTTATGAATAA